One Tomitella gaofuii DNA segment encodes these proteins:
- a CDS encoding alpha-hydroxy-acid oxidizing protein, whose product MTVASSEPASPAPASPEPGPGRARQNRIYRDGVLGRRPAIPTDFAALEKAARRRMSRRAWAYVAGGAGAGTTMDANRAAFDRHRIVPRMLRDVSRRDLSVELFGRRIPAPVLFAPVGAAELVHPEADVAIAEAAAELGVPYIFSNQGCAPMEDAAAAMDRAAGPGGAPHWFQLYWSTDEQLVDSLIGRAERSGADALVVTLDTTMLGWRPQDLNIGSLPFARGEGIAQYTSDPRFVRIVKDRVRAAAGNKPDVEVTWGAVRSLIAMSRRYPGALAANLRSPEPRAAVETFLDIYSRPSLSWEDIATLRGRTRLPVLLKGVLHPDDARRAVDEGLDGIIVSNHGGRQVDGAIGSLDALEAIAPVVDGRAAVLLDSGVRGGADVFKALALGADAVTVGRPHLYGLALGGRDGARDAVANIIAEFDLTLGLAGLTSVGEIARDSLS is encoded by the coding sequence ATGACAGTCGCATCCTCCGAGCCCGCATCCCCCGCACCAGCATCCCCCGAGCCCGGCCCGGGCCGGGCGCGCCAGAACCGCATCTACCGGGACGGGGTGCTGGGCCGGCGCCCCGCGATCCCCACCGACTTCGCCGCCCTGGAGAAGGCGGCCCGGCGCAGGATGTCGCGCCGGGCCTGGGCATACGTGGCGGGCGGCGCGGGTGCGGGCACCACCATGGACGCCAACCGTGCGGCGTTCGACCGGCATCGGATCGTGCCGCGCATGCTGCGGGACGTCTCGCGCCGCGACCTCTCGGTGGAGCTGTTCGGGCGCCGCATCCCGGCCCCGGTGCTGTTCGCCCCGGTGGGCGCCGCCGAGCTGGTGCACCCTGAGGCGGACGTGGCGATCGCGGAGGCGGCGGCCGAGCTGGGCGTGCCCTACATCTTCTCCAACCAGGGCTGCGCGCCGATGGAGGACGCGGCCGCGGCGATGGACCGGGCGGCGGGCCCCGGGGGCGCCCCGCACTGGTTCCAGCTGTACTGGAGCACCGACGAGCAGCTGGTGGACAGCCTCATCGGCCGGGCCGAGCGCAGCGGCGCCGACGCGCTCGTGGTCACCCTGGATACGACGATGCTGGGCTGGCGGCCGCAGGACCTCAACATCGGGTCGCTGCCGTTCGCGCGTGGTGAGGGCATCGCGCAGTACACCTCGGACCCGCGGTTCGTGCGCATCGTCAAGGACCGGGTGCGCGCGGCGGCCGGGAACAAGCCCGACGTCGAGGTGACGTGGGGCGCCGTGCGGTCGCTGATCGCGATGAGCCGCCGCTACCCGGGCGCGCTGGCGGCCAACCTGCGCTCACCGGAGCCGCGGGCCGCGGTGGAGACGTTCCTCGACATCTACTCGCGACCGTCGTTGAGCTGGGAGGACATCGCCACGCTGCGCGGCCGCACCCGGCTTCCGGTGCTGCTCAAGGGCGTCCTGCATCCGGACGACGCGCGCCGGGCGGTGGACGAGGGTCTCGACGGCATCATCGTGTCCAACCACGGGGGCCGTCAGGTGGACGGGGCGATCGGGTCGCTCGACGCGCTCGAGGCGATCGCCCCGGTGGTCGACGGTCGGGCGGCCGTGCTGCTGGACAGCGGGGTGCGCGGCGGCGCCGACGTGTTCAAGGCGCTCGCCCTGGGCGCCGACGCGGTGACCGTCGGCCGCCCGCACCTGTACGGTCTGGCGCTCGGCGGCCGCGACGGCGCGCGCGACGCGGTGGCGAACATCATCGCCGA
- a CDS encoding YchJ family protein, with amino-acid sequence MSDFRPDGALRPDAPCPCGFGPAYPECCGRFHAAEGAAAPTAEALMRSRYTAFAAGDAAYLLRTWHPDTRPRSLTLDPDVQWTRLTIVATTGGGLLEQTGTVEFVAQYRTRGPDGSLHRGRQHEDSRFVRIDGAWVYQGTA; translated from the coding sequence ATGAGCGATTTCCGGCCCGACGGCGCACTCCGCCCGGACGCGCCCTGCCCCTGCGGATTCGGCCCCGCCTACCCCGAGTGCTGCGGACGGTTCCACGCAGCGGAAGGGGCCGCCGCCCCCACCGCCGAGGCCCTCATGCGGTCGCGGTACACGGCGTTCGCCGCCGGTGACGCCGCCTACCTGCTGCGCACCTGGCATCCGGACACCCGGCCGCGGTCGCTCACGCTCGACCCGGACGTGCAGTGGACTCGGCTGACCATCGTCGCCACCACCGGCGGCGGGCTGCTGGAGCAGACGGGCACCGTGGAATTCGTGGCCCAGTACCGCACCCGCGGGCCCGACGGGTCCCTCCACCGCGGACGGCAGCACGAGGACAGCCGGTTCGTCCGGATCGACGGCGCGTGGGTGTATCAGGGCACGGCGTAG